In the Paralichthys olivaceus isolate ysfri-2021 chromosome 15, ASM2471397v2, whole genome shotgun sequence genome, one interval contains:
- the npm1a gene encoding nucleophosmin 1a isoform X2, whose product MNGLDEESMAPQTFLYGCVLEAGKEVVFNPEDDDFEHQLDLRMACVDPATKDELHMVEVEGQDTEGQKIKAALVSLKPSTLPSVCLGGFTITPPAVFRLKAGSGPIHISGQHLVMMEADQSFDEDDDDVEEEEEEEVATSKKRAASSPALKSQKKMKMDIEEEDDDEDDEDDEEDDDEEDEESEAEESPVKVKSTPAKQKKPAQNGKSPKPSTPAAKQEKTPKGKGNKSPKTPPTPKAVLTIPEIKAKMMEAVKKGVTLPKAQPKFENFVKHGYKVSDAKDVAELWKWRQAVTDAK is encoded by the exons ATGAACGGGTTAGACGAGGAATCCATGGCGCCACAGACGTTTCTTTACG GCTGTGTGCTGGAAGCTGGAAAAGAGGTGGTGTTCAATCCCGAGGATGACGACTTTGAGCACCAGCTGGATCTAAGGATG GCCTGCGTGGACCCCGCCACCAAAGACGAACTTCACATGGTCGAGGTGGAAGGACAAGACACAGAGGGTCAGAAAATTAAGGCAGCGCTGGTTTCACTGAAGCCCTCCACCCTCCCCAGC GTTTGTCTTGGTGGTTTCACAATCACACCTCCAGCAGTTTTCCGTCTCAAGGCAGGTTCTGGTCCGATCCACATCAGTGGACAGCACCTCGTCA TGATGGAAGCTGATCAGTCTtttgatgaggatgatgatgatgtagaggaagaggaggaagaggaagtcgCAACATCAAAGAAGagagctgcttcctctcctgcACTCAAGTCTCAG aaaaagatgaaaatggacattgaggaggaagatgacgatgaggatgatga ggATGAcgaagaggatgatgatgaggaggatgaggagagcgAGGCAGAAGAATCACCTGTCAAG gTCAAGTCAACACcagccaaacaaaaaaaacctgctcaGAATGGCAAGAGTCCAAAACCCAGTACTCCAGCTGCAAAGCAG GAGAAGACCCCTAAAGGTAAAGGTAACAAGTCGCCTAAAACGCCACCAACTCCCAAGGCAGTTCTCACAATTCCTGAGATTAAAGCCAAGATGATGGAGGCAGTGAAGAAG GGAGTGACATTACCCAAAGCCCAGCCCAAGTTTGAGAACTTCGTGAAACACGGTTACAAAGTCTCTGATGCCAAG GACGTCGCAGAGCTGTGGAAGTGGAGACAGGCGGTGACGGACGCTAAATAA
- the npm1a gene encoding nucleophosmin 1a isoform X1 codes for MNGLDEESMAPQTFLYGCVLEAGKEVVFNPEDDDFEHQLDLRMACVDPATKDELHMVEVEGQDTEGQKIKAALVSLKPSTLPSVCLGGFTITPPAVFRLKAGSGPIHISGQHLVMMEADQSFDEDDDDVEEEEEEEVATSKKRAASSPALKSQKKMKMDIEEEDDDEDDEDDEEDDDEEDEESEAEESPVKVKSTPAKQKKPAQNGKSPKPSTPAAKQQEKTPKGKGNKSPKTPPTPKAVLTIPEIKAKMMEAVKKGVTLPKAQPKFENFVKHGYKVSDAKDVAELWKWRQAVTDAK; via the exons ATGAACGGGTTAGACGAGGAATCCATGGCGCCACAGACGTTTCTTTACG GCTGTGTGCTGGAAGCTGGAAAAGAGGTGGTGTTCAATCCCGAGGATGACGACTTTGAGCACCAGCTGGATCTAAGGATG GCCTGCGTGGACCCCGCCACCAAAGACGAACTTCACATGGTCGAGGTGGAAGGACAAGACACAGAGGGTCAGAAAATTAAGGCAGCGCTGGTTTCACTGAAGCCCTCCACCCTCCCCAGC GTTTGTCTTGGTGGTTTCACAATCACACCTCCAGCAGTTTTCCGTCTCAAGGCAGGTTCTGGTCCGATCCACATCAGTGGACAGCACCTCGTCA TGATGGAAGCTGATCAGTCTtttgatgaggatgatgatgatgtagaggaagaggaggaagaggaagtcgCAACATCAAAGAAGagagctgcttcctctcctgcACTCAAGTCTCAG aaaaagatgaaaatggacattgaggaggaagatgacgatgaggatgatga ggATGAcgaagaggatgatgatgaggaggatgaggagagcgAGGCAGAAGAATCACCTGTCAAG gTCAAGTCAACACcagccaaacaaaaaaaacctgctcaGAATGGCAAGAGTCCAAAACCCAGTACTCCAGCTGCAAAGCAG CAGGAGAAGACCCCTAAAGGTAAAGGTAACAAGTCGCCTAAAACGCCACCAACTCCCAAGGCAGTTCTCACAATTCCTGAGATTAAAGCCAAGATGATGGAGGCAGTGAAGAAG GGAGTGACATTACCCAAAGCCCAGCCCAAGTTTGAGAACTTCGTGAAACACGGTTACAAAGTCTCTGATGCCAAG GACGTCGCAGAGCTGTGGAAGTGGAGACAGGCGGTGACGGACGCTAAATAA